The Polyangium mundeleinium genome contains the following window.
CGTGGGCGCGCGCCGTCGTCCTCGGGACGGGGATCCTCGGCGTGAGCCTGACGGAGCGCACGCTATCTGCGAAGGCCCTGGAAGAGTTCGCGCGCAAGGTGCTGGAGGTCATCCGCGCCATCACGCCCGCGACGCGCAAGCTCGTCGAGGTGCTCGAAGCGCGCATGGCCGAGCTCGGCATCGATCACGACTGCGACAGGCTGCGCACGGCCCGGAGCGCGCGTTTGCTTTGTGAGGCGCTGGCCAGCAAGTCGCTGCGCGAGGCGCGCGAGATCGTCGAGGCGCTCGCCTCCGCGCGCCTGGAGACGAGCTCGTCGGCCGTGCAGGCGAGCCTCGGTGCCGCGGAGGATTCGCTGGAGACGCTCGACGATCCGCTCGTGCTCGGCGTGCTCAAGCAGCTCGCGGGGCGCGAGAAGAACGACCTTTCGGCGTCCAAGTATCTGCGCGAGGCGCGCGCGATTCTGCGGCAGGACGAGATGCGGCGGTCGCTGTCGGTGGAGCTGCGCATGGTGGCGGGCGCAGCGCAGGCGTACCTCCTGAGCGGCACGCCGAGCGCCGACGGAGCGCCGCTGCACGTCCTTCCCGACGACGGCATGCTGCCGAAGAGCGCGGTGCTCGCGAGCGTCGTGGCGCCTGCCGTGGTGCGGATCGAGGCGTCGCGCGGGACGCCGCCGCCGAGCGCGACGCGGCCACGCGCGGAGAGCACGAAGCGCAAGTCGCTCACGCAGACGCTGGCGTCGGAGGGCGTCGTGCCTTTCACGCGGGTGAGCGTGGAGCGGCGAGGATCGACGCCCGACCGGAAGTCCGCGCGCGCGCTCCTGGCCGAGGCGGTGCGCGAAGCGGAGCAGAAGCTCGAAGCCTCGAAGGGGCCGGCGTTGCTCTCGCTCGTGATCACGCTCGACATCAGCGACAAGGGCGCGTGATGGATCAGGCGTCGAGCGTGACGTAGAGGACGGGCTCGTCGCGCAGCCACGTGCGCTGGCGGCGCGTGAAGACGCGTGTCGCGCGGACGATCGTGTCTTCGAGCTCCTCACGCGGGAGCTCGCCTGCGAGGTGCGCGCGCACCTGCTTGTATCCGACCGATCCCATGGGTCGCGCCGCGGCGTGGCCCGCGTCGAGCAGCGCGCGCACCTCGTCGAGCCAGCCCGCGTCGATCCACCGCCGGACGCGCGCGCGGATGCGCTCGTCGAGCGTCTCGCGGGGCCAGGCGACGCCGACGAGGCGCGCGTCGTGGCGCTTCTCGCGGAAGCCGTGCTCGGCGAACCACTGGCTCTGCGGTTTGCCCGAGAGCTCGTGGATTTCGAGCGCGCGGCTCACGCGGACGAGGTCGTTTGGCGCGAGGCGCGCGGCGCTCTCGGGGTCGACCGCGGCGAGCATGACGTGCAGGGCCGCGCGTCCCTCGGCCTCGGCGATCGCCGCGTGCCGCGCGCGGATCGTGGAGTCGGCGGGCGGCGCGGGGGCGAGGCCGTAGACGAGCGATTTGATCCAGAGGTACGTGCCGCCGCAGACGATGGGCACGCGGCCGCGGCGCTTGACGTCCTCGATCGCGCGCTCGCCGAGATCGGCGAAGGTCTGCGCGTCGAGGGGCACGAGTGGGTCGGCGATGTCGACGAGGTGGTGCGGGGCCCGCGCGCGCTCGTCGGCCGTGGGCTTGCCCGAGCCGACGTCGTAGCCGCGGTAGATCTGCACGCTGTCGGCATTGATGATCTCGCCGCCGAAGCGCTCGGCGAGGCGGATCGCGAGCT
Protein-coding sequences here:
- the miaA gene encoding tRNA (adenosine(37)-N6)-dimethylallyltransferase MiaA, translated to MRPNDRETVDAHRPDEGDAPSEPPRTAPSWRTIEPPREGELIVVVGPTASGKTELAIRLAERFGGEIINADSVQIYRGYDVGSGKPTADERARAPHHLVDIADPLVPLDAQTFADLGERAIEDVKRRGRVPIVCGGTYLWIKSLVYGLAPAPPADSTIRARHAAIAEAEGRAALHVMLAAVDPESAARLAPNDLVRVSRALEIHELSGKPQSQWFAEHGFREKRHDARLVGVAWPRETLDERIRARVRRWIDAGWLDEVRALLDAGHAAARPMGSVGYKQVRAHLAGELPREELEDTIVRATRVFTRRQRTWLRDEPVLYVTLDA